The following are encoded in a window of Phaseolus vulgaris cultivar G19833 chromosome 3, P. vulgaris v2.0, whole genome shotgun sequence genomic DNA:
- the LOC137805608 gene encoding uncharacterized mitochondrial protein AtMg00810-like, with translation METFAPVARLDTAPRAWYNKVDDHLVHLGFHKSQYELTLYVKHQGTNILVISLYVDDMLVIGSNVEEINWFKLEMKKVFKMTDLGLKSYFLGIEIKQNQDEVFLSQRKYAKEILKKFLMENCKTVNTPMNQKEKLIKDDGSDKVNEYEFRSLIGCLMYLTTTRPDILNVVSILSRFMHCPNETHMIAAKRVIRYIKGTWNFGVKFLKQKEMKLIGFSDSDRGGSIDDKKSTSGYCFSLGSGMFSWSSKKQATVAQSTAEAEFIVATAAVNQALWLRKIFFDLNLEQKQSTKIHVDNQAAIAILNNPVFHGKTKHFNIKFFFV, from the exons ATGG AGACATTTGCACCTGTTGCTAGGCTTGACACG GCTCCACGAGCCTGGTACAACAAGGTTGATGATCATCTGGTGCACCTTGGCTTTCATAAAAGCCAATATGAACTCACATTGTATGTCAAACATCAAGGTACAAATATTTTGGTCATTTCTCTTTATGTGGATGACATGTTAGTTATAGGAAGCAATGTTGAAGAAATCAACTGGTTCAAACTAGAAATGAAAAAGGTCTTCAAAATGACAGATCTTGGTCTTAAGTCATATTTTCTTGGCATTGAGATCAAACAGAATCAAGATGAAGTTTTCTTaagtcaaagaaaatatgcaaaGGAGATACTTAAGAAATTTCTGATGGAAAATTGCAAAACTGTGAACACTCCCATGAATCAAAAGGAGAAGCTAATCAAAGATGATGGTTCTGACAAGGTTAATGAATATGAGTTTAGAAGTTTGATAGGTTGTCTGATGTACTTAACAACAACTAGACCAGACATCCTAAATGTTGTGAGTATTCTTTCAAGGTTCATGCATTGTCCTAACGAAACACATATGATAGCTGCAAAAAGAGTTATTAGATACATCAAAGGAACTTGGAATTTTGGTGTGAAGTTTCTGAAGCAAAAAGAAATGAAGCTGATTGGTTTCTCTGACAGTGACCGGGGTGGATCAATTGATGACAAGAAGAGCACATCTGGTTACTGTTTCTCCCTTGGATCAGGCATGTTCTCTTGGAGCTCAAAGAAGCAAGCAACTGTTGCTCaatccactgctgaagcagaatttATTGTTGCAACAGCTGCTGTTAATCAAGCTTTATGGTTAAGAAAGATTTTCTTTGATCTAAATCTGGAACAAAAGCAAAGCACTAAAATACATGTTGATAATCAAGCTGCAATCGCAATCTTAAATAATCCAGTCTTTCATGGAAAGACAAAGCATTTCAACATCAAGTTTTTCTTTGTTTGA
- the LOC137805610 gene encoding uncharacterized protein produces the protein MEGESSFSAVAPPVFDGENYQMWAIRMETYLEALDLWEAVEEDYEVPPLLANPTLAQIKAQKEKKNQKIKGKSLPICSSKEIWDYLKGEFAGDERIRGMKVLNLIRDFELQKMKESESVKEYSDRLLSIANKVRLLGSVFIDSRIVEKLLVTVPEKFEATITTLENTKDLSKISLTELLNVLQAQEQRRSMRQEWVIEGALPVKHQDNSKYKKKKNFKKEGGSKKSYQPCRHCEKKGHPPYKCWRRPDAKCSKCNQLGYEVVTCKVKS, from the exons ATGGAAGGAGAATCAAGTTTTTCAGCTGTTGCACCACCAGTCTTCGATGGAGAAAATTATCAAATGTGGGCAATTCGTATGGAGACTTATCTGGAGGCTTTGGATCTTTGGGAAGCAGTAGAAGAGGATTACGAAGTCCCTCCACTTCTAGCAAATCCTACTCTTGCACAAATCAAAGcacaaaaggagaaaaaaaaccAGAAAATCAAAGGCAAAAGCTTGCCTATTTGCAGCT CAAAGGAAATTTGGGATTACCTCAAGGGTGAATTTGCAGGAGATGAGAGGATTCGTGGAATGAAAGTCCTGAATTTGATTCGGGATTTCGAGTTGCAGAAGATGAAGGAGTCTGAGTCAGTGAAGGAGTACTCTGACAGACTTCTCAGCATTGCCAATAAGGTGAGATTACTTGGTTCTGTGTTTATTGACTCTAGGATTGTTGAAAAGCTGTTGGTCACTGTTCCTGAGAAGTTTGAAGCCACCATTACTACTCTGGAGAACACCAAAGACCTGTCAAAAATCTCTCTTACAGAGCTCTTGAATGTTTTACAAGCACAAGAGCAAAGAAGGTCTATGAGGCAAGAATGGGTGATTGAAGGAGCTTTACCTGTCAAGCATCAAGACAACAGCAAgtacaaaaagaagaaaaacttcaAAAAGGAAGGAGGTTCCAAAAAATCCTACCAACCTTGCCGCCACTGTGAGAAGAAAGGTCATCCACCATACAAGTGTTGGAGAAGACCCGATGCCAAATGCTCCAAATGTAATCAACTTGGATATGAAGTTGTGACCTGCAAAGTCAAAAGTTAG